Proteins encoded within one genomic window of Burkholderiaceae bacterium:
- a CDS encoding Conjugative transfer protein TrbC, giving the protein MTHVDAFRISANPLPRPARLHGLARPAIQGLMLAAFMLLLAGTAQAAGSSMPWEGPLQSILESIQGPVARIVAVIIIIATGLALAFGDTSGGFRKLIQIVFGLSIAFAASSFFLSFFSFSGGAVV; this is encoded by the coding sequence ATGACGCACGTTGATGCTTTCCGTATTTCCGCAAATCCGCTTCCTCGGCCCGCACGGCTGCATGGCTTGGCTCGCCCGGCCATTCAGGGCTTGATGCTCGCTGCCTTCATGCTGCTGCTCGCAGGTACTGCGCAGGCCGCCGGTTCTTCGATGCCCTGGGAAGGACCGCTGCAATCTATCCTCGAATCCATCCAGGGGCCGGTGGCGCGCATCGTCGCAGTCATCATCATCATCGCCACGGGCTTGGCGCTGGCCTTCGGCGATACCTCGGGCGGCTTCCGCAAGCTGATCCAGATCGTGTTTGGCCTGTCCATCGCGTTCGCCGCTTCGAGCTTCTTCCTGTCGTTCTTCAGCTTCTCCGGTGGGGCCGTCGTATGA
- a CDS encoding Conjugative transfer protein TrbD, with the protein MPGFEVPLHRSLTEPILMGGAPRTVAITNGTLAAAVGLGLQLWIPGVVLWIAGHSLAVWGARVDPQFMAVFARHIKHRPLLDV; encoded by the coding sequence ATGCCCGGCTTCGAGGTGCCGCTACATCGGTCTCTGACCGAGCCGATCCTGATGGGCGGCGCTCCGCGCACCGTGGCCATCACCAACGGCACGCTGGCCGCCGCCGTGGGCCTGGGCCTGCAACTGTGGATTCCCGGCGTGGTGCTGTGGATCGCCGGCCATTCGCTGGCGGTGTGGGGTGCCCGAGTCGATCCGCAGTTCATGGCCGTGTTCGCGCGGCACATCAAGCACCGGCCGCTGCTGGACGTGTGA
- a CDS encoding Conjugative transfer protein TrbE yields the protein MLNLAEYRQRPALLADWLPWAGLVAPGVVLNKDGSFQRTARFRGPDLDSATQGELIATAARLNNALRRLGSGWALFIEAERRAAADYPHSEFPEPLSWLVDEERRATFEDSGNHFESGYHLTLVYLPPEESRARAAGMLYENRPTEGVDWRERLTAFVAETDRVFDLLDGVMPEIAWLDDGQTLTYLHSTISTRRYRVSVPEVPFHIDALLTDSALVGGLAPMLGDQHLRVVSVRGFPTSTWPGILDDLTRLGFGYRWSTRFLCMDKADAEKELSRLRRQWFAKRKNVIALLRETIFQQETPLVDTDASNKSADADAALQELGSDQVAFGYVTTTVTVLDADPAKADEKLRMVERVIQGRGFVTIPETLNAVEAWLSSIPGHAYANVRQPIVSTLNLAHLMPVSAVWAGPEKNSHLDGPPLIVTRTEGATPFRLVTHIGDVGHTLVAGPTGMGKSVLLATLAMQFRRYRGSRIFAFDMGRSMRATILGLAGEHYDLGMDGEIAFQPLARIDREGYRTWAAEWIEGRLRHEGVAVGPDEKVAIWSALGSLAGAPVEQRTMTGLSVLLQSNSLRQALAPYVLGGAHGKLLDADHDRLGMADVQCFEMEELMHSKAAVMAVLHYLFARFDERFDGAPTLLILDEAWLFLDDPVFAARIRQWLKTLRKKNVSVIFATQSLADIKDSSIAPAIIESCASRIFLPNPQATEPQIRAIYEGFGLNSRQIEIVATGQPKRDYYYQSRLGNRLFDLDLGPAALAFAGASTPQDQRDIDAVLAASSAVTPFAAAWLRHRGLHWAADLLSTFPSTHLQENPS from the coding sequence ATGCTGAACCTTGCCGAATACCGCCAGCGGCCCGCGCTGCTGGCCGACTGGCTGCCTTGGGCTGGACTGGTTGCGCCGGGCGTCGTCCTGAACAAGGACGGCAGTTTCCAGCGCACGGCGCGCTTTCGTGGCCCCGACCTCGATAGCGCAACGCAGGGCGAGCTGATCGCCACGGCTGCGCGGTTGAACAACGCGCTGCGCCGGCTCGGTTCGGGCTGGGCGCTGTTCATCGAGGCCGAGCGCCGCGCCGCCGCCGACTATCCGCACTCGGAGTTTCCCGAGCCGCTTTCGTGGCTGGTGGACGAGGAACGCCGCGCTACGTTCGAGGACTCGGGCAACCACTTCGAGAGCGGCTACCACCTGACGCTGGTGTACCTGCCGCCCGAGGAATCGCGCGCCCGCGCGGCGGGGATGCTGTACGAGAACCGGCCCACCGAAGGCGTGGACTGGCGCGAGCGCCTGACGGCCTTCGTGGCGGAAACCGATCGCGTCTTTGACCTGCTCGATGGCGTGATGCCGGAAATCGCCTGGCTCGATGACGGCCAGACGCTGACCTATCTGCACTCGACCATCTCCACGCGGCGCTACCGCGTCAGCGTGCCCGAAGTGCCATTCCACATCGACGCGCTGCTGACGGATTCCGCACTGGTTGGCGGCCTGGCGCCCATGCTGGGCGACCAGCACCTGCGCGTGGTGTCGGTGCGGGGCTTCCCGACCTCGACCTGGCCGGGGATTCTGGACGACCTCACCCGCCTCGGCTTTGGCTATCGCTGGTCAACCCGGTTCCTCTGCATGGACAAAGCCGATGCGGAAAAGGAACTTTCCCGCCTGCGCCGCCAATGGTTCGCCAAGCGCAAGAACGTCATCGCGCTGCTGCGCGAAACCATCTTCCAGCAGGAAACCCCGCTGGTTGATACCGACGCCAGCAACAAATCGGCCGATGCAGACGCAGCGTTGCAGGAGCTGGGCAGCGACCAGGTGGCCTTCGGGTATGTCACCACCACGGTGACGGTGCTCGACGCCGACCCGGCAAAGGCCGACGAGAAGCTGCGCATGGTGGAACGGGTGATTCAAGGGCGTGGGTTCGTGACGATCCCCGAGACCTTGAACGCGGTGGAGGCGTGGCTGTCGTCGATTCCCGGCCACGCCTACGCGAACGTCCGCCAGCCCATCGTCTCGACGCTGAACTTGGCGCACCTGATGCCGGTGTCCGCCGTATGGGCCGGGCCGGAGAAAAACTCCCACCTCGACGGCCCGCCGCTGATCGTGACCCGCACCGAAGGCGCGACGCCATTCCGGCTGGTCACGCACATCGGCGACGTGGGCCACACACTGGTGGCCGGGCCGACCGGCATGGGCAAGTCCGTCCTGCTCGCTACGCTGGCGATGCAGTTTCGGCGTTATCGCGGCTCACGCATCTTCGCCTTCGACATGGGGCGCTCGATGCGCGCCACGATCCTGGGCCTGGCCGGCGAGCACTACGACCTCGGGATGGATGGCGAGATTGCTTTCCAGCCGCTGGCCCGCATCGACCGTGAGGGCTACCGCACCTGGGCGGCCGAATGGATCGAAGGGCGCTTGCGGCACGAAGGTGTCGCGGTCGGCCCCGACGAGAAGGTTGCCATCTGGTCGGCGCTCGGCAGTCTCGCTGGTGCGCCCGTGGAGCAGCGCACGATGACGGGTCTGTCGGTGCTGCTGCAATCGAACTCGCTGCGGCAGGCGCTCGCGCCCTATGTGTTGGGTGGCGCGCACGGCAAGCTGCTGGACGCCGACCATGATCGGCTGGGCATGGCCGACGTGCAGTGCTTCGAGATGGAGGAGCTGATGCACAGCAAGGCCGCCGTCATGGCCGTGCTGCATTACCTCTTTGCGCGCTTCGATGAACGCTTTGACGGTGCGCCCACGCTGCTGATCCTCGATGAAGCGTGGCTGTTCCTCGATGACCCGGTGTTTGCGGCGCGCATTCGCCAGTGGCTCAAGACGCTGCGCAAGAAGAACGTCAGCGTCATCTTCGCCACGCAGAGCCTGGCCGACATCAAGGATTCGAGCATCGCGCCCGCGATCATCGAAAGCTGCGCGAGCCGCATCTTTCTGCCGAACCCGCAGGCGACCGAGCCGCAAATCCGAGCTATCTACGAAGGCTTCGGCCTCAACAGCCGCCAGATCGAGATCGTCGCTACCGGGCAGCCCAAGCGCGACTACTACTACCAATCCCGCCTCGGAAACCGCCTGTTCGACCTCGACTTGGGGCCGGCGGCGCTCGCCTTCGCGGGTGCGTCCACACCGCAAGACCAGCGCGACATCGACGCGGTGCTCGCCGCTTCATCCGCTGTCACCCCGTTTGCAGCCGCGTGGCTGCGCCATCGCGGCCTGCATTGGGCCGCCGACCTGCTTTCCACGTTCCCGTCCACCCACCTCCAGGAGAACCCATCATGA
- a CDS encoding Conjugative transfer protein TrbJ encodes MKRRLLAAAVAAMLCTATAHAQWVVIDPTNLIQNTLTAIQTLEQIYNQIKQLENEAQMLRNQARNLASLPSSVVGQLRANLATTQRLIAQARGLAYDVTNLDREFQRLYPEQYAATVSGNQMYRDAQERWKNTLNGLQTTMQMQAQASQNLSDDESVLADLVGKSQSAVGALQAMQATNQLLALQAKQSIQTQRLNITQDRAASLELARQAAAVERGREVNRRFLGGGTPYTPQTVDFYSR; translated from the coding sequence ATGAAAAGGCGTCTACTCGCCGCCGCCGTCGCGGCCATGCTTTGCACCGCCACTGCCCATGCGCAATGGGTCGTGATCGACCCTACGAACCTGATCCAGAACACGCTGACGGCCATCCAGACGCTGGAGCAGATCTACAACCAGATCAAGCAGCTTGAGAACGAGGCGCAGATGCTGCGTAACCAGGCGCGCAACCTGGCCAGCCTGCCGTCCAGCGTGGTCGGCCAGTTACGCGCCAACCTGGCGACCACCCAGCGGCTGATCGCCCAGGCCCGAGGCCTGGCTTATGACGTGACGAATCTGGATCGGGAGTTCCAGCGCCTGTATCCAGAGCAATACGCCGCCACGGTGAGCGGCAACCAGATGTACCGCGACGCGCAGGAACGCTGGAAGAACACGCTCAATGGCTTGCAGACCACCATGCAGATGCAGGCCCAGGCATCGCAGAACCTGAGCGATGACGAAAGCGTGCTGGCCGACCTCGTGGGCAAGAGCCAATCGGCCGTGGGTGCTTTGCAGGCCATGCAAGCCACCAACCAGCTTCTGGCCTTGCAGGCCAAGCAGTCCATCCAGACACAGCGCCTGAACATCACTCAGGATCGTGCCGCTTCGCTAGAGCTGGCGCGGCAGGCCGCCGCTGTGGAGCGGGGCCGCGAGGTGAACCGGCGCTTCTTGGGTGGAGGCACGCCGTACACGCCTCAGACCGTCGATTTTTATAGCCGCTGA
- a CDS encoding Conjugative transfer protein TrbL, which produces MNDVSVIDRFLDVFSRYIDSGFGLLHGEVAFLTATLIVIDMTLAGLFWAMGHASGQGEDVISKLLRKVLYVGAFAYIIGNFNMLASAVFRSFAGLGLTASGSTLSLGNFLQPGRLAKVGIDAGAPILEQIKEMAGFPEVFIHIMPIVVLFFAWMVVIVSFFVLAVQLFVTLIEFKLTTLAGFVLVPFALWNKTAFLAEKVLGNVVSSGIKVLVLAVIVGIGSGLFSEFNIPAGSEPSIDRALVIMLASLAMLALGIFGPGIATGLVSGGPQLGAGAMAGAAIGAAGTAVAVGAAAAGVGSAVTAGARMAPAAARSMTSTASIARSAYQAGSASAGGGLKGAAAGVGNVAKTGARAAGQKVADGARSMKERMAAAFGPDDAQASSAASAGPDAAGSSPPVEQPAWAKRLHRRQQLTHAATTAAHTLRGGDGGSSSQGPSLRDSDS; this is translated from the coding sequence ATGAACGACGTTTCGGTCATCGACCGTTTCCTCGATGTTTTCTCGCGCTACATCGACTCGGGGTTTGGGCTGTTGCACGGCGAGGTGGCGTTCCTCACGGCCACGCTGATCGTCATCGACATGACGCTCGCCGGGCTGTTCTGGGCAATGGGCCATGCCTCCGGCCAGGGCGAGGACGTGATCTCCAAATTGCTCCGCAAGGTGCTTTATGTCGGTGCCTTCGCCTACATCATCGGCAACTTCAACATGCTCGCCAGCGCGGTGTTCCGCTCGTTCGCGGGCCTGGGCCTGACGGCCAGCGGCTCGACCTTGAGCTTGGGCAACTTCTTGCAGCCGGGACGGCTCGCCAAGGTGGGCATCGACGCCGGGGCGCCCATTCTTGAGCAGATCAAGGAGATGGCGGGCTTCCCCGAGGTGTTCATCCACATCATGCCCATCGTCGTGCTGTTCTTCGCATGGATGGTGGTCATCGTCAGCTTCTTCGTGCTGGCGGTGCAGCTCTTCGTCACGCTGATCGAGTTCAAGCTGACCACGCTCGCGGGCTTCGTGCTGGTGCCGTTCGCCCTCTGGAACAAGACAGCGTTCCTGGCCGAGAAGGTCTTGGGCAACGTGGTGTCGTCGGGCATCAAGGTGCTGGTGCTTGCCGTGATCGTGGGCATCGGCTCAGGGCTGTTCTCCGAGTTCAACATACCGGCCGGCTCGGAGCCGTCGATCGACCGGGCATTGGTCATCATGCTGGCCTCGCTCGCGATGCTGGCCCTGGGCATCTTTGGGCCGGGCATCGCGACGGGCTTGGTATCGGGTGGGCCGCAGCTTGGCGCAGGCGCGATGGCTGGTGCCGCCATCGGCGCAGCCGGAACCGCTGTGGCGGTCGGTGCCGCGGCTGCGGGCGTCGGTAGTGCCGTGACGGCCGGAGCGCGCATGGCCCCCGCAGCCGCCCGCTCGATGACATCAACCGCCAGCATTGCCAGGTCGGCATATCAGGCGGGCTCCGCTTCGGCCGGTGGCGGCCTCAAGGGTGCCGCCGCTGGCGTAGGCAATGTCGCCAAGACTGGCGCGCGGGCGGCCGGGCAGAAGGTTGCCGACGGGGCGCGCTCGATGAAAGAGCGCATGGCGGCGGCTTTTGGGCCTGACGACGCGCAGGCATCCAGCGCTGCATCCGCCGGGCCTGACGCTGCTGGTTCATCTCCGCCCGTCGAGCAACCCGCCTGGGCCAAGCGCCTGCATCGCAGGCAGCAACTCACCCACGCCGCGACGACAGCCGCCCACACGCTGCGCGGGGGCGACGGCGGCAGCTCCAGCCAGGGGCCGAGCCTGCGCGATTCCGATTCCTGA
- a CDS encoding Conjugative transfer protein TrbF: MQFKRPQVRYADTPQPATPYQAAGQVWDDRIGSPRVQARNWRLMAFGCLTLALLMAGGLVWRSAQSIVTPYVVEVDNAGQVRTVGEAATPYRPNDAQTAHHIARFVTLVRSLSIDPIVVRQNWLDAYDYTTDKGAVALNDYARVNDPFARIGKESVTVQIASVTRASDTSFNVRWTERRYVNGAAAGTERWNAVISIVQQTPRTEERLRKNPLGIYVNGLSWSRELDSSEGAKP; encoded by the coding sequence ATGCAATTCAAACGACCGCAGGTGCGCTACGCCGACACGCCGCAGCCTGCCACCCCGTACCAAGCTGCCGGTCAGGTGTGGGACGACCGTATAGGCTCGCCGCGCGTGCAGGCGAGGAACTGGCGGCTGATGGCCTTCGGGTGCCTCACGCTCGCGCTGCTGATGGCCGGCGGCCTGGTGTGGCGCTCGGCGCAGTCCATCGTGACGCCCTATGTGGTGGAGGTGGACAACGCGGGCCAGGTGCGCACCGTGGGCGAAGCCGCCACGCCTTACCGGCCGAACGATGCGCAGACGGCGCACCACATCGCGCGTTTCGTGACGCTGGTGCGCTCGCTGTCCATCGACCCCATTGTCGTCCGCCAGAACTGGCTCGACGCCTACGACTACACCACCGACAAGGGCGCCGTGGCGCTCAACGACTACGCCCGCGTGAACGATCCGTTCGCGCGCATCGGCAAGGAGTCGGTGACGGTGCAGATCGCCAGCGTGACCCGTGCCAGCGACACGTCTTTCAACGTGCGCTGGACGGAACGGCGCTACGTCAACGGCGCCGCCGCAGGCACTGAACGCTGGAACGCCGTGATTTCCATCGTGCAGCAGACGCCACGCACCGAGGAACGCCTGCGCAAGAACCCTCTCGGCATTTACGTCAATGGCCTGTCGTGGAGCCGCGAACTGGATTCTTCCGAAGGAGCAAAACCATGA
- a CDS encoding Conjugative transfer protein TrbG: MNLSFRIYASVLTLVALAACATQGKPPPSISLDEPVQAQPLPEPPAPVEVVAMPQVLPMPAQMKPVPDAKPAAEPADETVRVSRANAEARIAPTREGYVNAIQVWPFTDGALYQVYAAVGRVTVIALQPGEELVTVAAGDTVRWIVGDTSSGSGDALRVNVMVKPIRSALKTNLVVTTSRRTYLLELTSTEKTWMASVSWEYPKDRMLALQRQAQAASAAAPVDSGLSLERIRFRYAVSGSNPPWKPLRAFDDGEKVYIQFPPGIAQGELPPLFVIGAQGDGQLVNYRFRSPYYIVDRLFGAAELRLGGDKGDVVRIERTDGTRRN; the protein is encoded by the coding sequence ATGAACCTGTCTTTCCGTATTTACGCTTCCGTGCTGACGCTTGTGGCCCTGGCGGCCTGCGCCACGCAGGGCAAGCCGCCGCCGTCCATCTCGCTCGATGAGCCGGTGCAGGCGCAGCCGCTACCGGAGCCGCCTGCGCCGGTGGAGGTGGTGGCCATGCCGCAAGTGCTGCCGATGCCGGCTCAGATGAAGCCTGTGCCGGATGCCAAGCCCGCCGCAGAACCCGCCGATGAAACCGTGCGCGTGTCCCGCGCCAATGCCGAAGCGCGCATTGCGCCGACGCGCGAGGGCTACGTCAACGCAATCCAGGTGTGGCCCTTCACGGACGGCGCGCTATATCAGGTCTATGCGGCCGTGGGCCGCGTGACGGTGATCGCGCTCCAGCCGGGCGAGGAACTGGTGACTGTCGCTGCTGGCGACACGGTGCGCTGGATCGTGGGCGACACGTCCAGCGGCAGCGGCGACGCCTTGCGCGTCAACGTGATGGTCAAGCCGATCCGCTCGGCCCTGAAGACCAATCTCGTCGTCACCACCAGCCGCAGGACGTACCTGCTGGAGCTGACCTCGACCGAGAAGACCTGGATGGCATCGGTGTCCTGGGAATATCCCAAGGACAGGATGCTGGCTTTGCAGCGCCAGGCGCAGGCAGCGAGCGCCGCCGCGCCGGTCGATAGCGGCCTGTCGCTGGAGAGGATCCGTTTCCGCTACGCGGTCAGCGGCAGCAATCCGCCATGGAAGCCGCTGCGCGCTTTCGATGATGGCGAGAAGGTCTACATCCAGTTTCCGCCGGGCATCGCCCAGGGCGAATTGCCGCCGCTGTTCGTGATTGGCGCGCAGGGCGACGGACAACTGGTGAACTACCGCTTCCGCTCGCCGTACTACATCGTTGATCGCCTGTTCGGCGCCGCCGAACTGCGCCTAGGCGGGGACAAGGGCGACGTGGTGCGGATCGAACGCACGGACGGAACGCGGAGGAACTGA
- a CDS encoding Conjugative transfer protein TrbI, with translation MSQDDSPDLAPQAGKVAPEAVALRAQPRAVTRLNRRTLAMLTGGLSVAVLGATIWSLQPHRRAGEQTELYNVDRVSKSEGLDGLPSDYSKLPKVPELGPPLPGDLGPAIVKSQQPVTPTYAPPGHDPEDARRKEAEAAAASSVFFRSGTPGKTAAPATAQVAAAGQASALAGFDPLAAGPASTAAQPADPTATQNRQDQKEAFLKGGSTETRNSGNLKMPSSSYQVMAGTVIAGALVTGIKSDLPGDVIATVTEPVYDSATGKFLLIPQGSRILGKYNSQVSYGQSRVQVVWNRVILPDTSSLTLDNLVGTDPAGYSGLEDGVDYHWSRIVAGAALTTLLGVGAELAAPENRQDGNRIVIAGRDSAQDSINQVGQEMTRRNMNVQPTLTARPGLPVRVIVARDLVLRPYQPMFYQLGGAR, from the coding sequence ATGAGCCAGGACGATTCCCCTGACCTTGCGCCGCAAGCGGGCAAGGTCGCGCCCGAGGCGGTGGCGCTGCGCGCCCAGCCGCGCGCGGTCACGCGCCTGAACCGGCGCACGCTGGCCATGCTCACCGGCGGCCTGTCGGTCGCCGTGCTCGGGGCTACGATCTGGTCATTGCAGCCGCACCGGCGCGCGGGTGAGCAGACCGAGCTGTACAACGTCGATCGCGTGTCGAAGTCCGAAGGGCTGGATGGCTTGCCTTCGGATTACTCCAAGCTGCCAAAGGTGCCGGAGCTGGGGCCGCCGCTGCCGGGCGACCTTGGCCCGGCCATCGTGAAGTCGCAGCAGCCCGTGACGCCCACCTACGCGCCGCCGGGCCACGACCCGGAGGATGCACGGCGCAAGGAAGCTGAAGCGGCAGCAGCTTCCTCGGTGTTCTTCCGCTCGGGCACGCCTGGCAAGACCGCCGCGCCAGCGACTGCGCAAGTCGCTGCGGCTGGCCAAGCATCGGCCTTGGCGGGCTTCGACCCGCTCGCCGCCGGGCCGGCCTCGACGGCGGCCCAGCCTGCCGACCCAACCGCCACGCAGAACCGGCAAGACCAGAAAGAGGCGTTCCTGAAAGGCGGCTCTACGGAAACCCGCAATTCCGGGAATCTGAAAATGCCGTCCTCGTCGTATCAGGTCATGGCCGGGACGGTGATCGCGGGGGCGCTTGTGACAGGTATCAAGTCGGACTTGCCGGGCGACGTGATCGCCACGGTGACGGAGCCGGTCTATGACTCGGCCACGGGCAAGTTTCTTTTGATCCCGCAGGGGTCACGCATCCTGGGCAAATACAACAGCCAGGTCAGCTATGGGCAGAGCCGGGTTCAGGTGGTGTGGAACCGGGTCATCCTGCCTGACACGTCCTCGCTGACGCTCGACAACCTCGTGGGCACCGATCCGGCCGGCTATTCCGGCCTGGAAGACGGTGTGGACTACCACTGGAGCCGCATCGTCGCAGGCGCGGCGCTGACGACGCTGCTGGGCGTGGGCGCCGAGCTGGCTGCGCCGGAGAACCGGCAGGATGGCAACCGCATCGTGATCGCCGGGCGTGACAGCGCGCAGGACAGCATCAATCAGGTCGGGCAGGAGATGACCCGGCGCAACATGAACGTGCAGCCGACGCTGACGGCGCGGCCGGGCCTGCCGGTTCGGGTGATCGTGGCGCGCGACCTCGTGTTGCGTCCTTACCAACCCATGTTCTATCAGCTTGGAGGTGCACGATGA
- a CDS encoding branched-chain amino acid transport ATP-binding protein LivF, producing the protein MNRDAQRPLLRFENLAGGYGDTAVLRGLDGGVAPARTLGVLGRNGVGKTTLLRLLMGYNRPFSGTVHWRDRDLARLPPFARRRIGISYAPQESVVFDELTVFDNLTLHRTSRVLDDYARYFDAFPRLAQRLRQLAGSLSGGEKKLVSFVRVLAESSPLTLLDEPTEGVQQENIAIMAALVGVSEFLCARCSETCPRRRASLATNAKPRWASRSPSYAPAFVNRSS; encoded by the coding sequence ATGAATCGCGATGCGCAGCGGCCGCTGCTGCGGTTCGAGAATCTCGCGGGCGGCTACGGCGATACCGCGGTGTTGCGCGGGCTGGACGGCGGTGTGGCCCCGGCGCGCACGCTCGGTGTGCTCGGGCGCAACGGCGTCGGCAAGACAACGCTGCTGCGGCTGCTGATGGGTTACAACCGACCGTTCTCGGGCACGGTGCATTGGCGTGATCGCGATCTCGCGCGGTTGCCGCCGTTCGCGCGACGCCGGATCGGCATCAGCTACGCGCCGCAGGAATCCGTCGTGTTCGACGAACTCACGGTGTTCGACAATCTGACGTTGCACCGCACCTCGCGCGTGCTCGACGACTACGCGCGGTATTTCGACGCGTTCCCGCGCTTGGCGCAGCGTTTGCGTCAGCTGGCCGGCAGCCTGAGCGGCGGCGAGAAGAAGCTGGTTTCGTTCGTGCGCGTGCTTGCCGAGAGTTCGCCGCTGACCCTGCTCGACGAGCCGACCGAAGGCGTGCAGCAGGAGAATATCGCGATCATGGCTGCGCTCGTGGGAGTGTCTGAATTTTTGTGTGCGAGGTGCTCGGAGACTTGTCCACGGCGGCGTGCGTCGCTTGCGACGAACGCAAAGCCGCGGTGGGCAAGTCGGTCTCCATCTTACGCACCGGCCTTCGTGAACCGATCTTCGTAG
- a CDS encoding Mobile element protein, translating to MPSKTKMKNAAIAARSAALPSIPRELIDRFVTGPMSGEAVNAASMAFKKALIERALGAELGHHLGYPSGDAKPEGAANQRNGKSAKTVLTDDGPLRIEVPRDREGSFEPLLIPKHERRFTGFDDKIIAMYARGMTMREIQGFLQESYGVEVSAEFISSVTDAVMAEVTAWQARPLEPMYPVVFFDALRVKIREDAVVRNKAIYLALGILPDGTRDILGLWIEGTEGAKFWMKVFNDLKTRGVGDILIAVTDGLKGMAEALGAVFPATTLQTCIVHLIRNSLDYASWKDRKALAAAIKPIYTATSAEAAQAELDAFERGPWGQKFPTVAGAWRRAWDRVIPFFAFPPSIRRVIYTTNAIESINARLRKIIKTRGHFPSDDAATKLIWLALRNITADWSRAAHNWKEAMNQFAILYEDRFTKAGA from the coding sequence ATGCCAAGCAAGACGAAGATGAAGAACGCGGCCATAGCCGCCAGGTCGGCGGCGCTGCCGTCGATCCCGAGGGAACTGATTGACCGGTTCGTGACCGGCCCGATGAGCGGCGAGGCGGTCAACGCCGCGTCGATGGCGTTCAAGAAGGCGCTGATCGAGCGCGCGCTGGGCGCCGAACTCGGCCACCACCTGGGCTACCCGAGCGGCGACGCCAAGCCCGAGGGGGCGGCCAACCAGCGCAACGGCAAGAGCGCCAAGACCGTACTGACCGATGATGGCCCGCTGCGCATCGAGGTGCCACGCGATCGCGAAGGCAGTTTCGAGCCGCTCTTGATCCCCAAGCACGAGCGCCGTTTCACCGGCTTCGATGACAAGATCATCGCCATGTACGCGCGCGGCATGACCATGCGCGAGATCCAGGGTTTCTTGCAAGAGAGCTACGGTGTCGAGGTCAGCGCCGAGTTCATCAGCTCGGTCACCGACGCGGTCATGGCCGAGGTGACGGCTTGGCAAGCGCGGCCCTTGGAGCCGATGTACCCGGTGGTGTTCTTCGACGCGCTGCGCGTGAAGATCAGGGAAGACGCGGTGGTGCGCAACAAGGCCATCTACCTGGCCCTGGGGATCCTTCCCGACGGTACGCGCGACATCCTGGGGCTGTGGATCGAAGGCACCGAGGGTGCCAAGTTCTGGATGAAGGTGTTCAACGACCTGAAGACCCGCGGCGTGGGCGACATTCTGATCGCCGTCACCGATGGCCTCAAGGGCATGGCCGAGGCCCTGGGCGCGGTGTTCCCGGCCACCACGCTGCAAACGTGCATCGTGCACTTGATCCGCAACTCGCTGGACTACGCGAGTTGGAAGGACAGGAAGGCGCTGGCCGCGGCCATCAAGCCGATCTACACGGCCACCAGCGCCGAGGCGGCACAGGCCGAGCTCGATGCCTTCGAGCGCGGTCCCTGGGGCCAGAAGTTCCCCACCGTCGCGGGCGCCTGGCGCCGGGCCTGGGATCGCGTGATTCCGTTCTTCGCGTTCCCGCCGTCCATCCGCAGAGTGATCTACACCACCAACGCGATCGAGAGCATCAACGCGCGGCTGAGGAAGATCATCAAGACCCGCGGCCACTTCCCCAGCGACGACGCGGCCACCAAGCTGATCTGGCTGGCGCTGCGCAACATCACGGCCGACTGGAGCCGCGCGGCGCACAACTGGAAGGAGGCAATGAACCAATTCGCGATCCTCTACGAAGATCGGTTCACGAAGGCCGGTGCGTAA